In Nitrospiria bacterium, the sequence ATGACTTCACTAATGACGCCGGCGCCGACGGTCCGTCCGCCTTCCCGGATGGCAAACCGCAACTCCTTCTCCATCGCGATCGGCGTGATCAACTCCACATCCATTCGCACATTGTCCCCCGGCATCACCATCTCCACGCCCTTCCCCAACGCC encodes:
- the tuf gene encoding elongation factor Tu (EF-Tu; promotes GTP-dependent binding of aminoacyl-tRNA to the A-site of ribosomes during protein biosynthesis; when the tRNA anticodon matches the mRNA codon, GTP hydrolysis results; the inactive EF-Tu-GDP leaves the ribosome and release of GDP is promoted by elongation factor Ts; many prokaryotes have two copies of the gene encoding EF-Tu), which encodes ALGKGVEMVMPGDNVRMDVELITPIAMEKELRFAIREGGRTVGAGVISEVIA